GTATTGATCTTTAAAATACAGGCTTACATTCAGAGGATACTCAGCAATCATATACTGTTTTAATTTCTGCatagagaaatacatttttcagcacTATGCAATGCTGACAAgacatttttagaaaaaaaaccaaaacatttatgttaaaGTTACACTTGTTACAGATGTAAAGGCAACATATGACCATGAACTAATGAACAAGTTCAGTGGTCAAAATGTATTACATGATAATCCTGCAATAGGGATACCCAACAGGATGAACAGTCCCTGGTGAGCTCCATATCTTTAATACACAAGAGTGCACATACTATTATTAACGAATAATTATTAACATGCTTTGCTGAGATCAGCTAAAAGTCAATACAACGTCCCTTTCTCTCCCAGTCACCATACCGTGTTGGCTCAGGACCTCTGGGACCACCCATCTCTTTTGTGTATGGATTCACATCGTTCGGGAACTCTGTTTAGGGGAACACATTATATGGCAAGTTACATtcggaatgtagtccagtcttCTCGTTGCAGATCcatgagatttaaaaaagacgggtttaaattttaaaaatggagtTCTCTGGACAGGTAACATTACACTGGGGCTGAAAATAATGTACTATTGCCCTACTTTCAAAGACGTCGTTAGTCTTGGAGTCCTGCTCGTCCATATCGAACTTTCCCTGGGGCGTTTTTGCCTTCCGAAGTGGTGCCTTATCCTTCGCCTGCCCTCCTGCCGAGTATCCTGCAGTCCTGGAGCATGCTGGAATACAACGACCACATCAGAACGGCAGACGAGTCACCGGAGCAGCCTTTTTCATCTGTCCGTAAGATTCAGCACTGCACCAATATCATTTACAATACCGACCATTACACGACCACATTTTTAATACGTAGCTGTAACTGTAACTATGttgctagctagcgttagctagttCTTAACTGTAGGTGGTGCAAGCTTTTATTATAATCAGTTCCCGGTCGCGCTGCCATGATTAAAGAGAGTGATAGTTACACTACCTGCACATGCCGACTTTAGCAATAATCCCTTGTTTAGAAAATATCCGGCGTTAAGACTCCAAAGACGTAAAGGGGACATTCTGCCCGACTAACTAATGTTTTTGACGCCATCAGATGGCGTAATCGCGCGTCATCATCTAGAGACACCCAATCCATTTAAACTGTAATTCTTGTGCGGGGTAATAACATTTAAGGAGGCTGTTACGGGTATAGGCGTGCGAATCGGAATATTTCACGTAAATTAAAGAGAAGAGAAGCCTGGTGGAGTGGACTCAGTCTAGCTTGGACATCCACATTCCAAATACAAGCCCTGACACatgccataaaaataaataaaaacatttaaaagaaactATGACTGGGAAACTTATTATCCAAAGGACCGTTCTGGCTGTAGGCATTTATTCTAACCAAAGAGGAGCACATCTGATTTCACTTGTTTAATCGGTTGGTCTCAGTCTTCAAACAGTTGACCAGGTGTTCCTCTACTTGGCAGTGAAAACCTGTGGCCACGTTGGCCTTTTACAGAATGGCTTCCACACCTTTGCTTTACAACATTACAAATGAGGTCATAAATTATtattagcaaacaaacaatcattAGTATATTTATTAATTGTGAACACTTAAAACAACATTTTCCAAAATCCAAGAAGGAAAATGACAAGGAATACTGAaagtatgaaataaaaacaatacagcTGACATATAGGTTGCATGCTTGGCCTTAGATGTTTTATGAAAAAGTAAAGCCACAGCCTACATGAGTACAGTTATAGTTTTATAGGTCCCGGCCTTGCTCTTAATTGCAATTTTCATTAGCTGAATACTGGATCCTACACGCTGTCCTGCCTTGACGATAGaactgaagaagaaaacaagaaagagacaaaggaaaaagaaaaaaggagaaaatatgtGGGCAGAAAGATTTGTTCATTTTGCAGAAGGTGAATGCAGTAACTATAAACACAGTAAGGTGTAGCATATGCATGGTGTAGCATAGGCATGGCATATCATTTTAAAGTCCTTATTAGTTTCCTGGCAGACAGGCAACTCAAGGGTCTGCAAAGGCTAAAATGTGGCTGACAACAGTAGCTACTTATTTCCTGATCATGTGCAGCGCAGTCTTCCCTTTGTGGAAAGTTGAGATCACCAAAGGTATGGGTTTCACAACAAAATTAAAGGtctataaaaaaattaaagatgtCTTTGTTTGCTCACCATaagttttcttttcccttttgaCAATGCTAGAATGCTTCCAATCACTTAAAATTAAGGACattttaaatagacacatttaATACACTGTAGTATTTGCAAAGTGCTGATGAAACTTAAACCTACATTCCACTGGTGCAGCAATGGAAAGCTCCTGGTTAGTTTCAGAAACACTCTCACATCTGCACATAGTTAATACCACAAACATACTGTTACACTCCCTATACAAAGAGGAGAACATACATTCATCATGCAGCCAAAACAGTAATTCACGCTGAGGGGATATGCATCATATATCTGCCGGATACCAATCTAAAATTACTTACCTATACAGTGTTGCCATGGTTCCTGTACAACATAAACCACGAAACATTGGTGTCTCACTGATGataaaaaatactgaagaaaGTGGAAGGCTATTGGCAGTAAAAGAAacctcatttttaatttaatttatatcaGAATTAAACTAGTTTTGAATAACTATTTCATTTAGGATTTAGGCTGCTGTAAAAATCTTTAATACAAATATGATGTAAAAATCTTTAAGCacagtggcaaaaaaaaatttaataaaaaataagcacaGGGTGCTGAGTAAGTctgaattaatatatattttaaccGACTTTCGCGTTTTGTGAATAAGAGGTTAAAATGATCTTGAATAGACTGAACCAGGATTTGTATTTCTCCCAGCACAAACTAAACCATATCCAAACTATACTACAGAACGTCAAGATTCGTTTGATGGTGAGCTGTTATTTAAAGATCGTAATTTACTTCCATAATAAGTGCTTCAAATGACCAACTTTCGTCTTCGCCTAAAAGATACAACCAacgaaaaaaaagaaaaaatattaagcTATCTGTTTAGTTCATGCTCAATTTAATAGTCATTTCCAACACGGACGATAATTTTTGCATGGCCTGCTTTAGTCCACAAAGGACATACGGAAAACGTGCAAAAATgctgtgtataaaaatatataataatacttGTGTGAGTAAAATACTTATTACAAACACGTTGTTTCGACACTGGGGTAATTATGGGTGTTTACAATCAACTGATatctttttcatgtttcatgaaATAGTTTTCACATGTGGAAATGTAATTGGGTATCAGATTGGTGATATAACAAagctatgaaaaaaataaatacgaTAGTACACTGCCACATAGCAATGGGCGTATGTGGTGAAAATGTGGCTCTAACGCAATTCGGCTATTATTAAATTCTATACATAGCCTATTTCAGTTTACAAAAGATAATAGCTAATCTTCCTAATCGCAATTGGAAACACTGCTGATCTTGCTCGTGTTTTCAGTCCATGGTTGAAGGTTCTGTAATGCGAATAGGGAGCTGTTGTGCAGGCAGATCGGGTCCGGGGTTACAGGTTGGTTTATTGTCTTTTGAAAGGCCTCTTGTTGTAGTTGCATCAGGATTCGGTTCGCTTGCTGTCGCTCGGCCTCTCTTTCTTCAGCGGTCTGTCTCCTGAGCGCACATGAGAAAAACAATGGCAGAAATAGAAATACTGACAGTTTATCTGGAATTATACTGATTTCCTGAACATTTGAAATATAGGTATGGAAGTGTTTGCTCCGTCTCTGTAATATTTTGAagttgaaatatatatatatatatatatatatatatatatatatatatatatatatatatatatatatatatatatatatatatatgcgtgatTTAGGCTATTCATGTAAAATCTGAGGCTATTCATAAAAaatctgtatttaaacacataaactgtttgtttttatgtggtaAGAAAGTTGCTCTGAGCCTGAGACTTTTCCAAAAGAAACCATGTTAATGCCTTTTGATAAACACAAGTATGCAGTTATTACGGCTTTTCATGACCCCTAAGAAAATTACATAGATTGTCGTATTTGACATGACATCCACCACATTGTTTATTtacctaaaaataaacaatacacaaataaataaatataaagcattGAATAAGGGCAATGAATACTTTTAACTTGCAATAATACCTTTTGGGAAAATGAGTAAGAGCTTTCCCTAAATGATTAAATGTAGCCTagatgtaaacattttataactgataaaatacatatacaaaaactGTACTACAAACAGCGATATGGATTAGAATACGATTTTCTCCATGGAGGTTTGAAAGCATGTCTCATATGTATGCTATAAGACAAAGAGGAATCGCCGGTTCCCTTGCGTGTACAAAACGGACATTTGCGTAGACAACATCATTTTATATAAACAAGATTCACTTTTGAGACAAGGATTATAGCATAAAAGATTACCTCcattttgttcttctgttctgGAACCATGTTTTGACTTGAGCATCGGTCATTTTAAGTGCTTTCGCcaaagctgctctctctgctgacgCCAGATACTTCTGACGGTGAAAGCGCTTCTCCAGTTCACAGATCTGGAGCCGAGTGAATGACGTCCTGGGCTTTTTCTTCTTCGGGGGTGTCCGGTTCTGGTATGGGTGACCTATACGGCGTGTTACAGTGAAGGGTGAGAGGGCCACTAGATTGGGGAATAAGGCGAAAGCAAGCGGAGAAAATCAGCAACACGATAGAGCAGTGACGAGGAGCAGTGAAGAAACCAAT
This region of Electrophorus electricus isolate fEleEle1 chromosome 11, fEleEle1.pri, whole genome shotgun sequence genomic DNA includes:
- the sdhaf4 gene encoding succinate dehydrogenase assembly factor 4, mitochondrial; this encodes MSPLRLWSLNAGYFLNKGLLLKSACAACSRTAGYSAGGQAKDKAPLRKAKTPQGKFDMDEQDSKTNDVFEKFPNDVNPYTKEMGGPRGPEPTRYGDWERKGRCIDF